The genome window CCAGGCGGTGAACGCCTCGTTGGAGGCGATGGCAATACAGTTCTTGTCCTCACGTTCGGTGAGGACCTGGAAGAGCATCTCGGCCCCGCGGCGGTCGAGTTGAGGTAGCCGCGTTCATCGATTTCGAGCGGGTCGACTCGCCCGTAGCGGGCGATGGTCTTGCCGGGCTGCTTGTCGTCGGCGGCTTCAACGAGCTCATTCACCAGGCTGGCGCCGGTGCTGTAGCGGACGCGGTAGCCGGCCATGGATGCTCACCCGATGACCGGGGCCCCGCTCCTGCGGGGCGCCAGCCATCGGGTGGGGCCTTCGCATCACGGCGGTCGCCGCGCTGAGCGACGCGTGCTTGACCGGTTCCCACGGTTCTGTGGTTCAGGCGACCGTCATGCCGGACGCGACGGCCGGCAACGCGACCAGCCAGCCCGGTACGCCATGGGCTGGACGCGTCAGTGGCGACGAACGTCCTGGGCCTTCTCCCGCCGCTCCGCCTCGGTGCGACCGCCCCAGACGCCGTAGGCCTGACGAGAGGCCTTGGCGAAGAGATCACAGGCAGAACTGACTGGACAGGACCCGCAGATCGCGCGTGCTGCCTCTTCCCGCCGTCGGCGTGCAGCGCCCCGCTCACCGGTGGGTGAGAAGAAGACGGAGCTGTCCATGCCACGGCACGCTGCGTCGGCCTGCCACTTCCATATTTCCAAAAGGGGTTTCGTCTGCGATTTCACGAAGGCCTCCGCTCGAATGATCCGCAATGGTCGTTTCGTGGCGCCATTGCTACGGTAGCGACGGCTACCCCAGACAGTTGTCTTTCCCTGTCTTTCCCTGCACGCAGGGAAGTCCACGAGCGCACTGGTCGCCCCCTAAACGAACGTGCGTGCCCAGTCCGCGAATCCGGTCCCACGGAGTTCCCGGATGAGTGCCGCGCAGTGCGGGAATGGCCGCGCGATAGCCGGGTCCGTTCAGGAACGTCCACACCGCATGGATACCGGGATTGCTGATCTCTGGCAGTGGTATGCACTCGTGCCGGACCTCACGTCCCAGCACCCGCGCCGAGCGTGGCCGCCATCTGTGCGGGAGTGGGCGCGTCGCCGGCCGGCTCGATACGCCGCCGACATAGGGGGCGGCGTTGAGCAGGACTTCCGCCGCGACCGAGGTCGGGGCGGG of Streptomyces cynarae contains these proteins:
- a CDS encoding WhiB family transcriptional regulator — protein: MDSSVFFSPTGERGAARRRREEAARAICGSCPVSSACDLFAKASRQAYGVWGGRTEAERREKAQDVRRH